The following proteins come from a genomic window of Salvia hispanica cultivar TCC Black 2014 chromosome 4, UniMelb_Shisp_WGS_1.0, whole genome shotgun sequence:
- the LOC125219704 gene encoding putative lipase YDL109C: MENRGAEDAGEPKIQKFEMDSEGKDELSSNRNNKTKPKKKRHSWIPRFPCTRLDDDDDDVVVGEKPDAGGLEVSNAKDQSAAHLIVMVNGIIGSAQDWRYAAKHFVKAYPSEVVVHCSEANSSMLTLDGVDVMGKRLADEVVSVVGRHPNLEKISFVGHSLGGLIARYAIAVLYQQDLTRKESEENGEHGEEELLSKSPLEEKTRGKIAGLQPINFITSATPHLGARGHRQIPVLCGFTSLEKAAMHTSGVLRRTGKHLFLRDNDNGKPPLLLQMADDSDDLKFISALESFKRRVAYANTSFDHIVGWSSSSIRRYSELPKRRNLVKIAKYRYIFAEDTSKSGDNREAKVSRKRISEMEEVMIQGLTRLSWERIDVDFSTSIQGPLAHTTILVKTYCINSHGTNVIQHMIDNFQL, translated from the exons ATGGAGAACAGAGGCGCGGAGGATGCCGGAGAGccaaaaattcagaaatttgAAATGGATTCGGAGGGAAAAGATGAGCTGAGCAGCAATCGGAATAATAAAACGAAGCCGAAGAAGAAAAGGCACTCCTGGATCCCGAGATTTCCGTGTACCAGATTAGACGACGACGATGACGACGTTGTGGTTGGGGAGAAGCCGGATGCCGGAGGTTTGGAAGTCTCTAATGCGAAGGATCAGTCGGCGGCGCATCTGATTGTTATGGTTAATGGAATTATTGGAAG TGCTCAAGACTGGAGATATGCGGCGAAGCATTTTGTGAAGGCGTATCCTAGTGAAGTCGTAGTGCATT GCAGTGAAGCCAATTCTTCAATGTTGACACTGGATGGAGTTGACGTTATGGGGAAGAGATTAGCTGATGAG GTGGTTTCTGTTGTCGGTCGTCATCCAAATCTTGAGAAGATTTCTTTTGTGGGTCACTCCCTTGGTGGCTTGATAGCAAGGTATGCTATTGCGGTGCTTTATCAACAAGATTTGACAAGAAAAGAATCTGAGGAAAATGGCGAACATGGAGAAGAAGAGCTTCTTAGCAAATCCCCTTTAGAAGAGAAAACGAGAGGGAAAATAGCTGGACTTCAACCTATAAATTTCATTACCTCTGCTACGCCGCATCTTGGTGCTAGAGGTCACAGACAG ATCCCTGTGCTCTGTGGTTTTACCAGCTTGGAGAAAGCAGCAATGCATACTTCAGGTGTACTGCGAAGGACAGGGAAGCACTTATTCTTGAGGGATAACGACAATGGGAAACCTCCACTTCTGCTTCAGATGGCTGATGATTCTGATGATCTTAAGTTCAT ATCTGCATTGGAGTCGTTCAAGAGGCGTGTGGCCTATGCAAACACCAGCTTTGATC ATATAGTTGGTTGGAGCTCATCATCAATACGCCGTTACAGTGAGCTCCCAAAG CGCCGGAATCTTGTCAAAATTGCCAAGTACAGATACATATTTGCTGAAGACACATCAAAATCCGGCGACAATCGTGAAGCCAAGGTCTCTAGAAAGAGGATAAGTGAAATGGAAG AGGTGATGATCCAAGGGCTAACGAGACTCAGCTGGGAGCGAATTGACGTTGATTTCAGTACAAGTATACAAGGGCCTCTCGCTCACACCACGATTCTG GTTAAAACTTACTGCATCAACTCTCATGGAACCAATGTGATACAACATATGATCGACAACTTCCAATTGTAG